A genomic region of Candidatus Pseudomonas phytovorans contains the following coding sequences:
- a CDS encoding DUF2334 domain-containing protein produces the protein MAEARPTTRSLMLVLHDVAPETWPDYQPFVEAIDTLGGIPMTWLVVPDFHRRNLLLRSPTFCRLLDRRLAQGDELALHGYYHADNGPPPRTPSEYFMRRIYTHEGEFYGLDQQQALQRLERGLALFDQQGWPVAGFVAPAWLMSEGTRQALRRLPLRYTSTPQHLYRLPEFTAIQAPGLVWSARSAWRRGLSRVLCDWQCRRWRDAETLRLGLHPVDMRHRTSRDYWLNTLRSLLAEGREPLTKSAWLERKVNA, from the coding sequence ATGGCTGAGGCACGGCCGACAACCCGCAGCCTGATGCTGGTGCTGCACGATGTCGCGCCCGAAACCTGGCCAGATTACCAACCCTTCGTCGAGGCCATCGACACGCTTGGCGGCATCCCCATGACCTGGCTTGTGGTGCCGGACTTTCACCGGCGCAACCTGCTGCTGCGCTCACCCACCTTCTGCCGCTTGCTTGACCGGCGCCTGGCCCAAGGGGACGAACTTGCCCTGCACGGCTACTACCATGCCGACAACGGCCCGCCGCCACGCACGCCCAGCGAGTACTTCATGCGCCGCATCTACACCCACGAAGGTGAGTTCTACGGCCTCGACCAGCAGCAGGCACTGCAACGGCTGGAGCGTGGCCTGGCGCTGTTCGATCAGCAGGGATGGCCCGTAGCAGGCTTTGTCGCGCCGGCCTGGCTGATGAGCGAAGGCACCCGCCAGGCCCTGCGCCGCCTACCCCTGCGGTACACCAGCACGCCGCAGCACTTGTACCGCTTGCCGGAGTTCACCGCGATCCAAGCCCCGGGGCTGGTATGGAGTGCCCGCAGCGCCTGGCGCCGAGGGCTTTCCAGGGTGCTGTGCGACTGGCAATGCCGCCGCTGGCGCGACGCCGAGACCCTGCGCCTGGGCCTGCACCCTGTAGACATGCGCCACCGCACCTCGCGGGACTACTGGCTGAACACCTTGCGCAGCTTGCTGGCTGAAGGCCGCGAGCCACTGACCAAGTCGGCCTGGCTGGAGCGCAAGGTCAACGCATGA
- a CDS encoding glycosyltransferase family 1 protein: MLIVHIADITMFYAPASGGVRTYLDAKHHRLDAIHGVRHSLLIPGASAKHADGIYQVPAPPLPFGKGYRFPLRLAPWCSELRRLKPDLIEVGDPYLTAWAALEARRQLDVPVIGFYHSDLPLLVSNRMGNWFTPNVEAYVSKLYGNFDRVLAPSQVMADKLRRLGIRDVHVQRLGVDLATFNPEQRDPHLRAQLGIADTSRLLIYAGRGSREKNLPVLLDCMQQLRSPYHLLLVGSNMPANVPRNVSVIDRFCPIPEVARLLASADLLVHAGDQETFGLVILEAMASATPVVAVRAGAFGEIVNEQCGRLCRPNDGQAMAVAVHEAFEAGVRKLGAQARRHVEQHYSWDNVVCGLLQHYQAVLGQTPQARAHG; encoded by the coding sequence ATGCTGATCGTGCACATCGCCGACATCACCATGTTCTACGCCCCGGCCAGCGGCGGCGTACGTACCTATCTTGATGCCAAACACCACCGCCTCGACGCCATTCACGGCGTACGCCACAGCCTGCTGATCCCCGGCGCCAGCGCAAAGCACGCCGATGGTATCTACCAGGTACCCGCCCCACCGCTGCCATTCGGCAAGGGTTACCGCTTCCCGCTACGCTTGGCCCCCTGGTGCAGTGAACTGCGACGGCTCAAGCCCGACCTGATCGAAGTCGGCGATCCCTACCTGACCGCCTGGGCAGCGCTGGAGGCACGGCGTCAACTGGATGTGCCGGTGATCGGCTTCTACCATTCCGACCTGCCGTTGTTGGTCAGCAACCGCATGGGCAACTGGTTCACGCCCAATGTCGAGGCCTACGTCAGCAAGCTGTACGGCAATTTCGACCGGGTGCTGGCGCCCAGCCAGGTTATGGCCGACAAATTGCGCCGCCTGGGTATACGCGATGTGCATGTACAGCGCCTGGGCGTGGACCTGGCCACCTTCAACCCCGAGCAACGCGACCCGCACCTGCGCGCGCAGCTGGGCATTGCCGACACCAGCCGCCTGCTCATCTATGCCGGCCGCGGCTCGCGGGAAAAGAACCTGCCCGTGCTGCTCGACTGCATGCAGCAGCTGCGTTCCCCTTACCACCTGCTGCTGGTGGGCTCGAACATGCCGGCCAACGTGCCGCGCAACGTCAGCGTGATCGACCGCTTCTGCCCCATACCGGAAGTTGCCAGGCTGCTGGCCAGTGCCGACTTGCTGGTGCACGCCGGAGACCAGGAAACCTTCGGCCTGGTCATACTCGAAGCAATGGCCAGCGCCACCCCCGTGGTGGCCGTGCGCGCCGGTGCCTTCGGCGAAATCGTCAACGAACAGTGCGGGCGCCTGTGCCGCCCCAACGATGGCCAGGCCATGGCGGTGGCTGTACACGAGGCATTCGAGGCCGGCGTACGCAAACTCGGGGCCCAGGCCCGCCGCCACGTAGAGCAGCACTATTCATGGGACAACGTGGTCTGCGGCCTGCTGCAGCACTATCAGGCCGTGCTCGGCCAAACGCCACAGGCCCGTGCCCATGGCTGA